gaaagtagaaataaaaaaatgtgaataaCAGagaaacaacataaaagagaaatgCAAGAGAGGcatacaaatttattatttttgaccgTTACTTTTAGTCATCAACACAATTTCTTTAGTCTAgtaaccaaaaataataaattctgctAGTTTTATAACATTCTTTCACAtaaaatttacatattttttcattcttttaaaattgcaaacaaataatatttatgtacatctttttctaaaatagaaaaattttctATTTCCACCTCTatttctcaaaaatatttttctcaacCTCAAAACAATGAAACTAATGTGTTAGAATTGGAAAAtctctattcttttaatttaggaAAATGCAAATAGTGTTAAAGATTGTATGACTAGAACAACTGTTTTTGACGTGGACATTCACTCAAATTAGagtcataatttaattttgtctctgttttttttgttttctgtttagtcacaaaaaaatcaacGAGATTAATGTGTCATTGTCCTCCCATGTAATCTACACATGAGTTTAATTATAACCAAAGTGTCGGTTAcgtttttttttggattttctttttcaGTCTCAATTGCTTTGCTGTTATTCAAGTTGTTCGCCAATCCATTGCTTAAAGGACCCtgtgaagaactgaagattctTTTGACTTAATAACCATATATAACCACATTATCACTATATATCCTGATTTCTGACCTATATCCTAGTAGGAGGAACTCTACGACTACCAGTCTACCTCGAATGATCTACTTGATGTATTATatccattaattaattaactaatattctTTTGTAAAATTTCTACAATAATTTTTTCCCTCGTTGAGATTAAAAACCAGGCCTAATCTGTTAAtaagatgaaaaagagaaagtgaAATCGATTTTTGATGTCAATTGTAAAATGATTTTCCAAAACGTGGAAAGAGCAAGATTAGGAAATAGTTATGTGTGCCTTTCGCCACTTAGGCTTAATGGGAACTTGTGAAGGGTAGCATTTTGAAGCTGTAAAGTTCACACGATAGGCACAACGTAGCAAAGAGGCTGGGAATAGACGACAATTTTGTAACGTAAAATTTGTCGTTTCCCTTTTGAACCTTTTTGTAATGCGCAATTACACCCTCCATTCTCCAAGTTTAACTCCAACGCAACCGCACCCTATAGAATACAGATGCAATCTATACAATGACCAGTAGCTTCTCTTCGTGTTCGTGGATAGaattaataatgaaaaagatTCTGATAGGGTAGAATAATTAGCACCGAGCTTAGTTATAAAATTTTCGtgtacaaagaaaatagaaaaataatactaGGTGCCTCAAATGAATGAATCACTATATGGCTGCTAAAGTAAGCAATGCATCACATGCACGATAAAAATGTCCCCAACACATTTTTAAAGTTGTATTTGAAGAGCTATTGGTCCTCATTGTTGGAtacttatttgtttattttttaatccttTTGTGAAGCATATGATCTGTTGCTTAATGCTTATACTTTTATCATATGACAAATCTGACCGATTCTTCGATAAGAATAGTATGGTACCTCCCCATTTTCTACGCGGATTCTCTTCAACCGAAGATAAGTCTTTCCATATAATGAAAACTAACCAGAAATACACTTATCACTTACCCGAAGAAAGTACTAAAAATCAGAGAGAAAATTCAGGTGGGGCTTTCTAATTTATACTTGTTCAACACCAACGGCATCCCAACACAAAGGAAACGAATTCGCTTTGGCGCAGACACATGTATTAGGTTTCTTTCATCATTGATCTCAATCTCATGCTTCACGCAAAAACAATAGAAACTTATATTGCCAATTTGCCACTACAAAACACTAGAAGCAGATAAACAAAAATGGGGCTAATATGAAGggtgaaaaaatataaataaaaatttttaaaaatagtaaattaataTTAGAAGGACAGGTGAGACACCAAGGAGGAGCAGGACCAGAGCACAAAAACGGAATTGAAGCAGTTTCAGTACTTTCGAAGCAGAAAGCTGCTGGTCCACAACAATACCAAATCccgaaactaaaaataaataaataataataataaaaaattacacacACAACGAGTTCTTTTGCATTGCAATTGCAAGCATCACTGTATAAACTAAGAAGATAGATTGAGATATTCAAATGTGTTAGACTAGGTAGTAGCATGTAATAGGAGACAGACGGTGAAAAACATCAATTATAAGCTATGATTGTACCATCAAAAGCGTTTGATCTAACAATAAACATAATCAAATCATCTCAcctactttaaaaaaaaatattaaaataaagaaagattAAAGTTTACCGAATAGCATCTGAAGGATGTGTTATGCATTTATGCATCGGAGAGAACACTAAGGTCGTCTTCTTCAGGTGGAGCTGGCAAGTTGAGATCTATGAAGCTTTGTTGTTTCAATCTAAGATTAGCATTGATAATGGAagcaggagaagaagaagaagaagatgggaGAAGATGAGATCTCTTATGGCCACCGAGTGCTTGACCCGACCCGAAAACCTTTGAACAATACGGGCATTGAAAGATTCTTTCACTTCCATCAGCTTCATCACAGAGGCATATGCTTCTGTGGCTCCCCAATGCCCCTGAAGATCGAAACGTTTTCCCACACTTGTCACACTGcagacgatgatgatgatgatgatgatgcttcCCTCGAAGAACcttcttgttcttcaacttcatctcttcttcttcttcaaaacttGTCTTTCTCCATTTGTCCCTTGACAGCATGATGAGGCACATGGCCAGGTCTTCTTCCGGCGAAGTATCGGAAACGGAGCTAACAGGCTCTGCTGCCTCTGTTGCTATTGATGCTGGTGACTCCATGAAACTCATGAGCTTAGTCCTCTTGTTTGTAAGGTTGATAATGGAGGATTTTAACCCTGAAACTTCTCTTTGGGTTCTCTCTTAACCCATAACctttttcttcatcatcatcgtcatcgtGTTCTGAttctgaagaggaagaagaagaggagtaCTCAAAAGAAAGTGGTTGAGGAGGTGGTTGATGAGGCTTGGGTGGCAGAGGAAGCGTGGCTAAGTGAGCCTTCATGTGACCACCGAGGGCTCTGCCATTGGCGAATGTCCTCGAACAAAGCTTGCATCTGTGCCTCTCCATTTTCCACAATGAGAGAATTGGTGAAAACTGAAGAGAGAACAAAGAAGGAagtgtttttattatttatgtgaCGAAGGGAATGGAATTGGGAACTTAAAAGGAGGAGTAGGTAACAAGCATTCCTCCACCAATAAGACCGCATCACCCAAAAGTTatgcaaatttaaaatatagcaTGAAAATGtcaaaactaattttattatctatctatctatctatccaTCCATGGCATTAATTTATTATTCCGCTGGCAAAAATTAAGAAAGTGTGATCGTTTACAGGAAAAGAGATATAAGTAACATGCAAAACTTGCCTGCTGCTGGATggaatcacttttttttttaatttatatttactgCTTTCtgttgctctctctctctctctctctctctttaaagTACTAAACAAGCATTTGCGTATGCTCCTTTTATTTTGGATCTACATTTCTATgcatctcttttctttttcctttttcttttatgttaaaAGGAAAATAGAGAAATCAGATGTTAATGGTGTGCTTAGAGTGATGCTTATTAAGCGAATTACCAGTTACTCAAATCACACGGAATATTTCCTTTCTGCTATGATTTAGTGGATGGAAATTGTTGGTGCAATAGCCCAACAGAATTTGAACCTATGCgcatccttttattttatttattcaatatgcttttctttttcctttttcttaaaaTCTGTAACCATGTATTATTAGTTAATTACAATATTTGATCGTGGTATGCAACTCACTAATCCTGAATGGTTGACATTACTCAGA
The Arachis duranensis cultivar V14167 chromosome 5, aradu.V14167.gnm2.J7QH, whole genome shotgun sequence genome window above contains:
- the LOC107488121 gene encoding LOW QUALITY PROTEIN: zinc finger protein ZAT9 (The sequence of the model RefSeq protein was modified relative to this genomic sequence to represent the inferred CDS: inserted 2 bases in 1 codon), which encodes MERHRCKLCSRTFANGRALGGHMKAHLATLPLPPKPHQPPPQPLSFEYSSSSSSSESEHDDDDDEEKGYGLRENPKRSFRVXKSSIINLTNKRTKLMSFMESPASIATEAAEPVSSVSDTSPEEDLAMCLIMLSRDKWRKTSFEEEEEMKLKNKKVLRGKHHHHHHHRLQCDKCGKTFRSSGALGSHRSICLCDEADGSERIFQCPYCSKVFGSGQALGGHKRSHLLPSSSSSSPASIINANLRLKQQSFIDLNLPAPPEEDDLSVLSDA